GTTCTGGAGGAAGCGTCCCGTGCCGGCGGCGCACTTATCGTTCATGAGGAAGTCTGTGACTCTGCCGTCGGGGCCGAGAGTTATCACCTTTGAGTCCTGTCCGCCGATGTCGAGCACGGTCGAAGCCTCCGGCGCGAGGTAGTGCGCGCCCGCGGCGTGGCAGGTGATCTCCGTGACGCGCTTGTCGGCCTGGAAGACGTTTCTCCCGTAGCCGGTCGCCGTGACGTGAAGATCCTCGTTTTTAAGTATATGTCCGCGTCTCCTCACCTGAGCCACCGCCTTTGCCGCGCTCTCCCCAGGCGTCCAGCCGGTGGGGGTTAGGTAGAATTCAAAGCCGCTGCCGTTCCAGAGGACGCCCTTGGTCGCGGTGGAGCCGATGTCGATGCCGATGCTGGCCATCACAGCATCTCCGTGAAGGCGCCGAACCTGGTGGCGAGCTGCCCGAGATCGCCCTGCGAATAGTCGGTCTCCACCGCGATGTATGGGATGCCCTCGCCGGCGAGGAACTGGCGGATGGAGTAGGACTCGACGTTGTATGTGTGGCAGGCCTGAAGGATGACGTCTACGACGCCGTCGGCGCGGTATCTTTCGGCGTAGCGGCGCAGAAGCTCTTCGCGTCCCTCGTTGGGCGACATGACGGAGCAGGGTATGGAGAGGTATTTTTCCGCGAGCGCGTCAAGCGGGGCGATATCCTCCCGGACCTTATAGTGCGAGCATTTGAGGTTGCCGCAGTTTTCAAAGCCGACAACGAGAGAGGCACATTCAGGAGATTCGAGGATGTCGACGATCTTTTCCAAGGATTTTCCCATCGGGCAGCCCGTGATGAGGATACGGTGGGCGGCGATGTCCTGACGGCGCTGGCCGTCGATGTAATTTTCCAGTATTTTATCGACGAGTTCATTGACCTTCGCCACGCTCTTTCCATAGTCGAAGGTGAATTTGAGATAGTCGGATACGAGCATGATCTCCTTGCCCGTTACTACGGCGTCAGGCAGCTTTGAAAGGTCATAGAAGCGCATCGCCGCGGCGTGCATCGAGTTTCTGAGCGCTATTGACTCCGCGAGCTTTTCGTCGGTTATCTCCGTGCCGCAGAGCTCTTCGAGCGCCTCTTTGAGCGCGATGATCTCCCCCTTCCAGAGTTCGAGGCTCATGGGGTGCTCCCTGCGCTGCGGCAGCTGCATGACGTGGGTTGGGCGCAGCTTTCCGAGCAGTTCGTACATCTTCTTTTTACCGTCGCAGGTTGTCTCTCCGACGACCATGTCGCAGAAATGGAAGTAGGGACAGGTGTCGGTTAGCGCGAAGCCGTAGCTGGACTTTATGAGCGGACAGAGGTTGCGCGGCAGGTGTTTTTCCGCAGCCGCGATCGGTTTGTCGCTGGTGCTGCACAATGAGACGGAGATACCGCCCGCGGCGTTGACGAGCTCCCACGGCGTAAACGTGCAGTAGGTGCCGATCACCGGACGGCCCGCCTCCTTAAGTTCCTTCACGGCTACGGGGCCGTTGTGGACGGCCTCGCGCATTTCATCAAATATTTGGTCTATATTATTGTACATATAATGCTCCCCCTTTTATCTGGCCGGTTTTCTGTTTTATGGCGCGCTGCATAAAGAGGCGCGCGCGGCAGATAAAGTAAGAGGGTAAGAATGGTTTCGAGGATTTACCGGAGGCCTCCGCGCCGCGCGCTCACTATAGACAGCAATGCAGTCCCTGCATCAAGACCGGCTCAGGTAAAAAATATCGCTGTGCGCAGCATCTGGCTTCACCTCCAAGAATAACTTTGGATATTCTACTATATAATGCCTCCGGCGATAAACATAACGCGGCAAGATTTGTTATAATGCACATAAAGGAAGATATGCATTATTCCCGTTGCCTGTTCCGTTATCTGTTATAGTATCCTGATATACGGATCTTCAGCGCGGGAATGCAAAAACCGCCTCCGGCAAAGAGAGATGATTTACTTGGAAAGAAAAAGAGAGATCAAACGCTGCATCATAATTACCGGCATGTCGGGCGCGGGAAAGTCATCCGCCCTAAATGTCTTTGAGGACCAGGGCTTCTACGCGATAGACAATCTGCCCCCCACACTTCTGCCGCAGCTTCTCGAGGTGCTTGAGGGCCATCAGTCCGCGGTGCGTAACGGCGTCACGGCGGTGGTCGACGTCCGCGGCCAGGACCTGCTGAACGACCTCGTCAACGTAGCCGCCCGGTTCCGGGAGAAAAACGTCCATACGGAGATACTCTTTGTGGATTCCTCCGATGAGGCGCTTGTGCGCCGCTTTGAGACGACACGCAGACGCCATCCGCTCGCAGAGGGG
This genomic stretch from Cloacibacillus sp. harbors:
- a CDS encoding acyl-CoA dehydratase activase gives rise to the protein MASIGIDIGSTATKGVLWNGSGFEFYLTPTGWTPGESAAKAVAQVRRRGHILKNEDLHVTATGYGRNVFQADKRVTEITCHAAGAHYLAPEASTVLDIGGQDSKVITLGPDGRVTDFLMNDKCAAGTGRFLQNMAVHLGCSLPDFAAVPENTPFQPINNMCTVFAESEVIGLLAQGVAKESICIGLLDSVAQRAANLISRISDYGDICFTGGCAQNSLLGKLIEKKTKRRVMIPERAQYAGALGAALIGAGM
- a CDS encoding double-cubane-cluster-containing anaerobic reductase codes for the protein MYNNIDQIFDEMREAVHNGPVAVKELKEAGRPVIGTYCTFTPWELVNAAGGISVSLCSTSDKPIAAAEKHLPRNLCPLIKSSYGFALTDTCPYFHFCDMVVGETTCDGKKKMYELLGKLRPTHVMQLPQRREHPMSLELWKGEIIALKEALEELCGTEITDEKLAESIALRNSMHAAAMRFYDLSKLPDAVVTGKEIMLVSDYLKFTFDYGKSVAKVNELVDKILENYIDGQRRQDIAAHRILITGCPMGKSLEKIVDILESPECASLVVGFENCGNLKCSHYKVREDIAPLDALAEKYLSIPCSVMSPNEGREELLRRYAERYRADGVVDVILQACHTYNVESYSIRQFLAGEGIPYIAVETDYSQGDLGQLATRFGAFTEML